Genomic DNA from Peribacillus simplex:
CAAAGGAATTTGAAGAAGTAATGGCTGATTTGCTTGGGTCCATCGTTGAAGTGAGCCTTACCACGACAAATAAGGAAGAAGGATATCGGGAAATTCGTTTTTTACGGAGATTGTATTAGTTGACTGGCTTGGTGAAAAACCTCCGGTAGCCTGACATCTTTGAAAAATAGGAAAGTGGCCTTCAATTGAAGGCCACTTTTTTTTCGGTTACTTTTTAGCTAAAAAAGCTTCAATACGGTCCAAAGCCTTTTCAAGGGTTTCCATGGAATAGGCATAAGATATCCTGAAGTACCCTTCGCCAAGGGGAGAGAAGGCATCTCCAGGGACCACTGCCACTTTTTCCTGTTGAACAAGCTTGAGGCAAAAATCAAGGGAAGAGTCATAGCCTTCAGGCAGCTTTATAAAGAAGTAAAAGGCGCCATTCGGTTTGACTATTTCCAGTTCCATCGCTTGTAAGCGACTGTATACGTATTCCCGTCTCCGTGCATACTCAGTCTTCATGGGAATGGCATCATCCCTGCCTGCCGTCAATGCTGCCAAGGCAGCCCTCTGCGATATGGAGGCGGCACAAGTTACATTGTATTGATGAACCTTCAGGATATGCTGAGAGATGGCTACAGGCGCAAACAGAAGGCCAATCCTCCATCCGGTCATGGAATGGGACTTGGACAATCCGTTCAGGACGATGGTTTGTTCTTTTAAGAAAGTGGCAATCGAAACATGCTCCTGATCGAATACCAGTTCACTGTAAATCTCATCAGCCAATATGAATATGTCCTTGCCCCTTACAAGTTCGGCAATATCCAATAATTCTTCGGCAGATAATGTAACCCCGGTCGGATTCGATGGATAGGGCAGAACGATGCACCGTGTTTGATCAGTTATGTACTTTTCAATTATATCTGCAGTCAAACGAAATCCATTTTTTGTTGTATCGGCATAAACAGGAGTTGCACCGCACATCTTAATGATGGGTTCATATCCCGGATATACGGGACCCGGTAATATGACTTCGTTCCCTGGGATGAG
This window encodes:
- a CDS encoding aminotransferase A, producing MEHLINPLVKDVQISGIRKFYNMVADIEGTISLTIGQPDFPTPMHIKEAAKQAIDNDYTVYTHNAGYLELREAASKYVKDKYKLSYDPANEVLVTSGASEGIDITFRTILIPGNEVILPGPVYPGYEPIIKMCGATPVYADTTKNGFRLTADIIEKYITDQTRCIVLPYPSNPTGVTLSAEELLDIAELVRGKDIFILADEIYSELVFDQEHVSIATFLKEQTIVLNGLSKSHSMTGWRIGLLFAPVAISQHILKVHQYNVTCAASISQRAALAALTAGRDDAIPMKTEYARRREYVYSRLQAMELEIVKPNGAFYFFIKLPEGYDSSLDFCLKLVQQEKVAVVPGDAFSPLGEGYFRISYAYSMETLEKALDRIEAFLAKK